The Nitrospira sp. genome includes a region encoding these proteins:
- a CDS encoding aromatic ring-hydroxylating dioxygenase subunit alpha, protein MLEGFWYIATESTHVRIGRPCAAVLCNQPLVLFRDRRGLVHALQDRCPHKGVPLSSGRQEGDSLRCPFHGWRFISTGECVEVPATGNAPHPSSASACVRTFPAEERDGWVWVYMGQDGCKEPSSPPPSLPTPADGSPMTSVRASAQATVRWDFAVDSLMDPAHVPFVHNNYFRRREAAREKEKVFTRLPLGFRTISQNVLLPDTFIFRALSPRLGSATTTVDFVLPGIHSERWEIGKRFASVMLVATPLTDERSRFDICVGWNFLRGVPVGWLVRRTLRTILSQDREVLELQEQGFGLKGSMLLTLESDTLAVWYRQLKKYHGDILAGVQDPQHPVPEKSLLRWVT, encoded by the coding sequence ATGCTCGAAGGATTCTGGTATATCGCCACAGAAAGCACGCACGTCCGCATCGGCCGGCCATGCGCCGCAGTCCTCTGCAACCAACCTCTTGTCCTTTTTCGGGATCGGCGTGGTCTGGTGCATGCGTTACAGGACCGCTGTCCCCATAAAGGCGTCCCACTCTCCTCAGGTCGGCAGGAGGGGGATTCCTTGCGTTGTCCGTTTCATGGATGGCGCTTCATCTCCACGGGTGAGTGCGTGGAGGTTCCGGCGACCGGCAACGCGCCGCATCCATCGTCGGCCTCAGCCTGCGTGCGGACATTCCCCGCAGAGGAACGGGACGGGTGGGTGTGGGTCTATATGGGACAGGACGGGTGCAAGGAGCCTTCGAGTCCTCCCCCTTCTTTGCCGACTCCTGCAGACGGCAGCCCGATGACCTCCGTGCGCGCGTCCGCCCAGGCAACAGTCCGGTGGGATTTCGCAGTGGATAGTCTCATGGATCCCGCTCATGTTCCGTTCGTGCACAACAACTATTTCCGTCGGCGTGAGGCCGCCAGGGAGAAAGAAAAAGTCTTCACGCGGCTGCCGCTTGGATTTCGAACGATCTCGCAGAATGTCCTGCTGCCGGATACCTTTATCTTTCGGGCGTTGTCTCCAAGGCTGGGATCGGCGACGACCACGGTTGATTTCGTCCTGCCCGGCATTCATTCCGAACGATGGGAAATCGGCAAACGGTTTGCATCCGTCATGTTGGTGGCCACCCCGCTCACGGACGAGCGAAGCCGATTCGACATCTGCGTTGGATGGAACTTTCTGCGCGGCGTTCCTGTTGGGTGGCTGGTTCGTCGGACTCTCAGGACGATTCTGAGTCAGGACCGGGAAGTGTTGGAATTGCAGGAACAGGGGTTTGGCTTAAAGGGAAGCATGCTCTTGACCTTAGAATCGGACACACTGGCCGTGTGGTACCGGCAGTTGAAGAAATATCATGGTGATATACTGGCCGGTGTGCAGGATCCTCAGCATCCGGTTCCTGAAAAGAGCCTGCTTAGATGGGTGACTTAA